The proteins below are encoded in one region of Corynebacterium sphenisci DSM 44792:
- a CDS encoding acetylornithine transaminase — translation MTAFADRYAALMMDNYGTPRVELTAGRGATLVDAEGREYLDMLAGIAVNALGHGHPAVVEAVRAQIGELGHVSNIFGAEPPLRLADRLVGLTGWDAGETRVLFCNSGTEANEAAFKLARLTGRRRIIAAHHGFHGRTMGALAMTGQPDKRAPFDPMPAGVEFVPYGDIDFLTKTIESDPLGTAAVILEPIQGETGVVAPPEGYFARVRALTERYGVLLIVDEVQTGVGRTGAWFAHQHDGIVPDVMTLAKGLGGGLPLGAVVARGAAAKLFTPGSHGTTFGGNPVCCAAGLAVLDTLESEGLVDRVARMGRVLARKVAALDHVDHVRGRGFMLGVVLDGPLAKGAVDAGYDRGIILNAPQANVLRLVPPLTLSDAEADEAVARIGACLADAAAAHDDGSPTS, via the coding sequence ATGACCGCTTTCGCCGACCGCTACGCGGCGCTGATGATGGACAACTACGGCACCCCCCGGGTGGAGCTCACCGCCGGCCGCGGGGCCACCCTCGTCGACGCCGAGGGCCGCGAGTACCTCGACATGCTCGCCGGCATCGCCGTCAACGCCCTCGGCCACGGCCACCCCGCGGTGGTCGAGGCGGTGCGCGCCCAGATCGGCGAACTCGGCCACGTGTCCAACATCTTCGGCGCCGAACCGCCGCTGCGGCTGGCCGACCGCCTGGTGGGGCTCACCGGCTGGGACGCCGGGGAGACCCGGGTGCTGTTCTGCAACTCCGGCACCGAGGCCAACGAGGCCGCCTTCAAGCTGGCCCGGCTCACCGGACGGCGGCGGATCATCGCCGCCCACCACGGCTTCCACGGCCGCACCATGGGGGCCCTGGCGATGACCGGGCAGCCCGACAAGCGCGCCCCCTTCGACCCGATGCCCGCCGGGGTGGAGTTCGTGCCCTACGGGGACATCGACTTCCTCACCAAGACCATCGAATCCGATCCCCTGGGCACCGCCGCGGTGATCCTGGAGCCGATCCAGGGCGAGACCGGGGTGGTCGCGCCCCCGGAGGGCTACTTCGCCCGGGTGCGCGCGCTCACCGAGCGCTACGGGGTGCTGCTCATCGTCGACGAGGTGCAGACCGGGGTGGGCCGCACCGGCGCCTGGTTCGCGCACCAGCACGACGGCATCGTCCCGGACGTGATGACCCTGGCCAAGGGCCTCGGCGGGGGGCTGCCGCTGGGCGCGGTGGTCGCCCGCGGCGCGGCCGCGAAGCTGTTCACCCCCGGCTCGCACGGCACCACCTTCGGCGGCAACCCGGTGTGCTGCGCCGCCGGCCTCGCGGTGCTGGACACCCTCGAATCCGAGGGCCTGGTGGACCGGGTGGCCCGGATGGGCCGGGTGCTGGCCCGCAAGGTCGCCGCCCTCGACCACGTCGACCACGTCCGCGGCCGCGGGTTCATGCTCGGCGTGGTGCTCGACGGCCCCCTGGCCAAGGGTGCCGTGGACGCCGGCTACGACCGCGGCATCATCCTCAACGCGCCCCAGGCCAATGTGCTGCGCCTGGTGCCGCCGCTGACCCTTTCCGACGCGGAGGCCGATGAGGCGGTGGCCCGGATCGGGGCCTGCCTCGCCGACGCGGCCGCCGCCCACGACGACGGGAGCCCGACGTCATGA
- the pheS gene encoding phenylalanine--tRNA ligase subunit alpha has protein sequence MSDNPSTPDLSAEALDSAADAALAAFAAAADLAGLAEARRAHLGDEAPIPAARRALGSLPKAERKDAGRRVNQARGRVEAAHAARRAELEAEENARRLEAERIDVTVDTTRGQRGGMHPITILSERIADIFTAMGWEVAEGPEVEAEYFNFDALNFLPDHPARTLQDTFHIAPEGSLQVLRTHTSPVQVRTMLDREPPIYVICPGRTFRTDELDATHTPVFHQVEGLAVDRGLTMGHLRGTLDHMAKALFGPDTRTRMRTNYFPFTEPSAEVDVWFPGKKGGAGWIEWGGCGMVNPNVLRAAGVDPEVYSGFAFGMGLERTLQFRNGLPDMRDMVEGDVRFTQPFGITG, from the coding sequence GTGAGCGACAACCCCAGCACCCCCGATCTCTCCGCCGAGGCGCTCGACTCGGCGGCCGACGCCGCCCTGGCGGCCTTCGCCGCCGCGGCCGATCTCGCCGGGCTCGCCGAGGCCCGGCGCGCCCACCTCGGCGATGAGGCCCCCATCCCGGCGGCCCGCCGGGCGCTGGGCTCGCTGCCCAAGGCCGAGCGCAAGGACGCCGGCCGCCGGGTGAACCAGGCCCGCGGGCGGGTGGAGGCCGCGCACGCCGCCCGGCGCGCGGAGCTGGAGGCCGAGGAGAACGCCCGCCGGCTGGAGGCCGAGCGGATCGACGTCACCGTGGACACCACCCGCGGCCAGCGCGGCGGGATGCACCCCATCACCATCCTCTCCGAGCGGATCGCGGACATCTTCACCGCCATGGGCTGGGAGGTCGCCGAGGGCCCCGAGGTGGAGGCCGAGTACTTCAACTTCGACGCGCTGAACTTCCTGCCGGACCATCCGGCGCGCACCCTGCAGGACACCTTCCACATCGCCCCCGAGGGCAGCCTGCAGGTGCTGCGCACGCACACCTCCCCGGTGCAGGTGCGCACCATGCTGGACCGGGAGCCGCCGATCTACGTGATCTGCCCGGGCCGGACCTTCCGCACCGATGAGCTCGACGCCACGCACACCCCGGTGTTCCACCAGGTGGAGGGCCTGGCGGTGGACCGCGGGCTGACCATGGGGCATCTGCGCGGCACCCTGGACCACATGGCCAAGGCGCTGTTCGGCCCGGACACCCGCACCCGGATGCGCACCAACTACTTCCCCTTCACCGAGCCCTCCGCGGAGGTCGACGTGTGGTTCCCCGGCAAGAAGGGCGGCGCCGGCTGGATCGAATGGGGCGGCTGCGGGATGGTCAACCCCAATGTGCTGCGCGCCGCCGGGGTCGACCCCGAGGTCTACTCCGGCTTCGCCTTCGGCATGGGCCTGGAGCGCACCCTGCAGTTCCGCAACGGGCTGCCCGACATGCGCGACATGGTCGAGGGCGACGTCCGCTTCACCCAGCCCTTCGGCATCACCGGCTGA
- the pheT gene encoding phenylalanine--tRNA ligase subunit beta, which translates to MIIPQSWVTEVAAAGAEPGFAPTPAELDAGFVRVGFETEGHAPLEPVTGPLVLGRVEGIEELTGFRKPIRYCAVDVGGEQPQRIICGARNFAVGDIVAVALPGAELPGGFAISARKTYGHVSEGMMCSEAELGLAESSPGIIVLDQADLDHAAAAGAETGIGADARGVLGLDEEIFEVNVTPDRGYALSLRGLGREIASAFELPFTDPAGIEPLAASGECLPVELRPETDALRFGLRRVRGVDPAARAPWWLRRRLQLAGQRSVNLPTDVTNYVMLLLGQPMHAFDGARIAGGLVVRNAAAGERLTTLDHVERELDPGDVVICDDSGIQSLAGVMGGLTSEIGEGTTDVLLEAATWSPLRVFRTGRRHKLSSEASRRFERGVDPALVEPALDLACRLLAEYGGGEVDPGRTLVGEAPAPRAITMAATRPGEVAGVDYPRETVIARLREVGCAVTGDDPLTVTPPSWRPDLTMPADLVEEVLRLEGLEDIPVTLPVAPAGRGLTPRQIRRRAVGHALAHAGYLEIIPTPFTAADVFDTWGLAADDPRRAAVRVVNPLEADRPLLGTTLLPAMLESLRRNVSRGQVDLSLYGLAQVSLARGTGRSPMPDTSGRPPAEEIAAVIDSLPAQPLHVATVACGRVELDTPWGPGRDYTAADAIESARVVARAAGVELELAAAEHLPWHPGRCAELRVAGAVVGHAGELHPAVCRAANLPERTCAMELDLDALPLAERLPAPRLSSFPAVHQDLALVVDDAVPAAAVQATIAEGAGELLEQVRLFDVYRSEALGADRRSLAFALRFRAMDRTLTEDEASAARLAAAELARTRHGAQPRM; encoded by the coding sequence ATGATCATCCCCCAGTCCTGGGTCACCGAGGTCGCCGCGGCCGGCGCCGAGCCCGGATTCGCCCCCACCCCCGCCGAACTCGACGCCGGTTTCGTCCGGGTCGGCTTCGAGACCGAGGGCCACGCCCCGCTGGAGCCGGTGACCGGCCCGCTGGTGCTCGGCCGGGTCGAGGGGATCGAGGAGCTCACCGGCTTCCGCAAGCCGATCCGCTACTGCGCGGTGGACGTCGGCGGCGAGCAGCCGCAGCGGATCATCTGCGGGGCCCGCAACTTCGCCGTCGGCGACATCGTCGCCGTGGCGCTGCCCGGGGCGGAGCTGCCCGGGGGCTTCGCGATCTCCGCCCGGAAGACCTACGGGCACGTCTCCGAGGGGATGATGTGCTCCGAGGCGGAGCTGGGCCTGGCGGAGAGCTCGCCCGGGATCATCGTGCTCGACCAGGCGGACCTGGACCACGCCGCCGCGGCCGGGGCGGAGACCGGGATCGGCGCCGACGCCCGCGGGGTGCTCGGCCTGGACGAGGAGATCTTCGAGGTCAACGTCACCCCGGACCGCGGCTACGCGCTGTCCCTGCGCGGGCTGGGCCGGGAGATCGCCTCCGCCTTCGAGCTGCCCTTCACCGATCCGGCCGGGATCGAGCCGCTGGCGGCCTCGGGGGAGTGCCTGCCCGTGGAGCTGCGCCCGGAGACCGATGCGCTGCGCTTCGGCCTGCGCCGGGTGCGCGGGGTGGACCCGGCGGCCCGGGCCCCCTGGTGGCTGCGCCGTCGGCTGCAGCTGGCCGGGCAGCGCAGCGTGAACCTGCCCACCGACGTCACCAACTACGTGATGCTGCTGCTCGGCCAGCCGATGCACGCCTTCGACGGGGCGCGCATCGCCGGCGGCCTGGTGGTGCGCAACGCCGCGGCGGGGGAGCGGCTCACCACCCTCGATCACGTCGAGCGGGAGCTCGACCCCGGGGACGTGGTGATCTGCGACGACTCCGGGATCCAGTCCCTGGCCGGGGTGATGGGCGGGCTGACCTCCGAAATCGGCGAGGGCACCACCGATGTGCTGCTCGAGGCGGCGACCTGGTCGCCGCTGCGGGTGTTCCGCACCGGCCGCCGGCACAAGCTCTCCTCCGAGGCCTCCCGCCGCTTCGAGCGGGGGGTGGACCCGGCGCTGGTGGAGCCCGCCCTGGATCTGGCCTGCCGGCTGCTCGCCGAATACGGCGGCGGCGAGGTCGACCCCGGGCGCACCCTGGTCGGCGAGGCGCCCGCCCCGCGGGCCATCACCATGGCCGCCACCCGGCCCGGGGAGGTCGCCGGGGTGGACTACCCGCGGGAGACCGTCATCGCCCGGCTGCGCGAGGTCGGCTGCGCGGTGACCGGGGACGATCCGCTCACCGTCACCCCGCCGAGCTGGCGGCCGGATCTCACCATGCCCGCGGACCTGGTGGAGGAGGTGCTGCGCCTGGAGGGCCTGGAGGACATCCCGGTGACCCTGCCGGTGGCCCCGGCCGGCCGCGGGCTCACCCCGCGCCAGATCCGGCGGCGCGCGGTCGGCCATGCGCTGGCGCACGCCGGCTACCTGGAGATCATCCCCACCCCCTTCACCGCCGCGGACGTCTTCGACACCTGGGGCCTGGCGGCCGATGACCCGCGCCGCGCCGCGGTGCGGGTGGTCAACCCCCTGGAGGCGGACCGGCCGCTGCTGGGCACCACCCTGCTGCCGGCGATGCTGGAGTCGCTGCGCCGCAACGTCTCCCGCGGCCAGGTGGACCTCTCCCTCTACGGGCTGGCCCAGGTCAGCCTGGCCCGCGGCACGGGCCGCTCCCCGATGCCGGACACCTCCGGCCGGCCCCCGGCCGAGGAGATCGCCGCGGTGATCGACTCGCTGCCCGCGCAGCCGCTGCACGTGGCCACCGTGGCCTGCGGCCGGGTGGAGCTGGACACCCCCTGGGGACCGGGCCGGGACTACACCGCCGCCGACGCCATCGAATCGGCCCGGGTGGTCGCCCGGGCCGCCGGGGTGGAGCTGGAGCTCGCCGCCGCCGAGCACCTGCCCTGGCATCCGGGCCGCTGCGCGGAGCTGCGGGTGGCCGGGGCCGTGGTGGGCCACGCCGGGGAGCTGCACCCGGCGGTGTGCCGGGCGGCGAACCTGCCCGAGCGCACCTGCGCCATGGAGCTGGACCTGGACGCGCTGCCGCTGGCCGAGCGCCTGCCCGCCCCGCGGCTGAGCTCCTTCCCGGCGGTGCACCAGGATCTGGCGCTGGTCGTCGACGACGCGGTGCCGGCGGCGGCGGTGCAGGCCACCATCGCCGAGGGCGCGGGCGAGCTGCTGGAGCAGGTGCGCCTGTTCGACGTGTACCGCTCCGAGGCCCTCGGCGCCGACCGGCGCTCCCTGGCCTTCGCGCTGCGCTTCCGGGCGATGGACCGCACCCTGACCGAGGACGAGGCCTCCGCGGCCCGGTTGGCCGCCGCGGAGCTGGCGCGCACCCGGCACGGGGCGCAGCCGCGGATGTGA
- the infC gene encoding translation initiation factor IF-3 yields MASASSPRGGPHSSEKLDLGGHISAEARINDRIRVPEVRLVGPGGEQVGIVRTDEARKIAYEADLDLVEVAPNAKPPVCKIMDFGKFKYEQAQKARESRKNQQQTVVKEQKFRPKIDDHDYETKKNNVIRFLDKGSKVKVTIMFRGREQSRPELGFRLLQRLADDVAEHGTVEARPKQDGRNMTVVLAPVRKGKK; encoded by the coding sequence GTGGCCTCAGCCTCCTCGCCCCGCGGCGGTCCGCACAGCAGTGAAAAGCTCGACTTAGGAGGCCACATCAGCGCTGAAGCTCGCATCAACGACCGCATCCGGGTACCCGAGGTCCGCCTCGTCGGCCCCGGTGGCGAGCAGGTCGGGATCGTCCGCACGGACGAGGCCCGCAAGATCGCCTACGAGGCCGATCTCGATCTCGTCGAGGTCGCGCCCAACGCCAAGCCGCCGGTCTGCAAGATCATGGACTTCGGAAAGTTCAAGTACGAGCAGGCCCAGAAGGCGCGCGAGTCCCGCAAGAACCAGCAGCAGACGGTGGTCAAGGAACAGAAGTTCCGTCCCAAGATCGACGATCACGACTACGAGACGAAGAAGAACAACGTCATCCGGTTCCTGGACAAGGGGTCCAAGGTCAAGGTCACGATCATGTTCCGCGGCCGCGAGCAGTCGCGCCCGGAGCTGGGCTTCCGGCTGCTGCAGCGGCTCGCCGACGACGTCGCCGAGCACGGCACGGTGGAGGCCCGGCCGAAGCAGGACGGCCGCAACATGACGGTGGTCCTGGCCCCGGTCCGCAAGGGCAAGAAGTAA
- the argJ gene encoding bifunctional glutamate N-acetyltransferase/amino-acid acetyltransferase ArgJ — protein sequence MNETTPADARPTGVTAPAGFRAAGTTAGIKASGNRDLALVVNDGPDHAAAAVLTLNRVQAAPVVVLRDHVADGRLRAVVLNSGNANACNGAAGIADALATCEAVADRLDLAVDEVGVASTGLIGDRLPMDVLLGGMDDLVAGLTGDQSGADAAADAIRTTDLVPKQAVAAGAGYLVGAMGKGVGMISPAMATMLAVITTDARVTPAMAHEALAGAAELTFNRLDVDGSTSTNDTAVLLASGASGVTPDQAEFNAVVRAACEDIARQMQADAEGVTKRVAITVRGTGGEEQALTAARVIGRDNLFKCAMFGSDPNWGRVLAAVGTAPVAMDPERISVRFNGHLVCADTAGTPDAREVDLSGPDITVEVDLGTGDAASATIRTTDLSHDYVHINSAYSS from the coding sequence ATGAACGAAACCACCCCCGCCGACGCCCGGCCCACCGGCGTCACCGCCCCGGCCGGCTTCCGCGCCGCCGGCACCACCGCCGGGATCAAGGCCTCCGGCAACCGGGACCTGGCCCTGGTCGTCAACGACGGCCCCGACCACGCCGCCGCCGCGGTGCTCACCCTCAACCGGGTGCAGGCCGCCCCCGTGGTGGTGCTGCGCGACCACGTCGCCGACGGCCGGCTGCGCGCGGTGGTGCTCAACTCCGGCAACGCCAACGCCTGCAACGGCGCCGCCGGGATCGCCGACGCCCTGGCCACCTGCGAGGCCGTCGCCGACCGGCTCGACCTCGCCGTCGACGAGGTGGGCGTGGCCTCCACCGGGCTCATCGGCGACCGGCTGCCCATGGACGTGCTCCTCGGCGGGATGGACGACCTGGTCGCCGGGCTCACCGGGGACCAGTCCGGCGCGGACGCCGCCGCCGACGCGATCCGCACCACCGACCTGGTGCCCAAGCAGGCCGTCGCCGCCGGCGCCGGCTACCTCGTCGGCGCCATGGGCAAGGGCGTGGGCATGATCAGCCCCGCCATGGCCACCATGCTCGCGGTGATCACCACCGACGCCCGGGTCACCCCGGCGATGGCCCACGAGGCCCTCGCCGGCGCCGCCGAGCTCACCTTCAACCGGCTCGACGTGGACGGCTCGACCTCCACCAACGACACCGCGGTGCTGCTGGCCTCCGGGGCCTCCGGGGTCACCCCCGACCAGGCCGAGTTCAACGCCGTGGTGCGCGCCGCCTGCGAGGACATCGCCCGGCAGATGCAGGCCGACGCCGAGGGCGTCACCAAGCGCGTCGCGATCACGGTGCGCGGCACCGGCGGCGAGGAGCAGGCGCTCACCGCCGCCCGGGTGATCGGCCGGGACAACCTGTTCAAATGCGCCATGTTCGGCTCCGACCCGAACTGGGGCCGGGTGCTCGCCGCCGTCGGCACCGCCCCGGTGGCGATGGACCCGGAGCGGATCTCGGTGCGCTTCAACGGCCACCTGGTGTGCGCGGACACCGCCGGCACCCCCGACGCCCGGGAGGTCGACCTCTCCGGGCCGGACATCACCGTGGAGGTGGACCTCGGCACCGGCGACGCGGCCTCGGCGACCATCCGCACCACGGACCTCTCCCACGACTACGTGCACATCAACTCCGCCTACTCCAGCTAG
- the argC gene encoding N-acetyl-gamma-glutamyl-phosphate reductase, translating into MTYSVAIAGASGYAGSEVLRLLLDHPAYASGELAIGALTAASNAGRSVGEILPHLAPLADRVIQETTPENLAGHDAVFLGLPHGHSAEIAAALGEGPDAPAILDCGADFRLSDPAEWRRYYGTEHAGSWTYGIPELPGGREAIASSRRVAVPGCFPTGGTIACLPATAAGLVEPQWSIVSVTGTSGAGKKAAVPMLGSEVMGNLRAYNTAGRHRHTAEFLQNLGGAGELSVSFTPVLAPTSRGILTVATAPLADPATTTAAARAAYAEHYAGEPFVQLLAEGLQPQTKSVVGSNMVQLQVEVDERAGRLLVTSAIDNLVKGTAGAAVQCMNLMLGLDETAGLPRAGLAP; encoded by the coding sequence ATGACTTACTCAGTGGCCATCGCCGGAGCCAGCGGCTACGCCGGTTCCGAGGTGCTCCGTCTCCTGCTCGACCACCCCGCGTACGCCTCCGGGGAGCTCGCCATCGGCGCGCTCACCGCCGCCTCGAACGCCGGGCGGTCGGTCGGCGAGATCCTGCCGCATCTGGCCCCCCTGGCCGACCGGGTGATCCAGGAGACCACCCCGGAGAACCTCGCCGGCCATGACGCGGTCTTCCTCGGCCTGCCGCACGGGCACTCCGCGGAGATCGCCGCCGCCCTCGGCGAGGGCCCGGACGCGCCGGCGATCCTGGACTGCGGGGCGGACTTCCGGCTCTCCGACCCGGCGGAATGGCGCCGCTACTACGGCACCGAGCACGCCGGCTCCTGGACCTACGGGATCCCGGAACTGCCCGGCGGCCGGGAGGCGATCGCCTCCTCCCGCCGCGTCGCGGTGCCCGGCTGCTTCCCCACCGGCGGCACCATCGCCTGCCTGCCCGCCACCGCCGCCGGCCTGGTGGAGCCGCAGTGGTCCATCGTCTCCGTCACCGGCACCTCCGGGGCCGGGAAGAAGGCCGCGGTGCCGATGCTCGGCTCCGAGGTGATGGGCAACCTGCGCGCCTACAACACCGCCGGCCGGCACCGGCACACCGCCGAGTTCCTGCAGAACCTCGGCGGGGCCGGGGAGCTCTCGGTGAGCTTCACCCCGGTGCTCGCGCCCACCTCCCGCGGCATCCTCACCGTGGCCACCGCACCGCTGGCGGACCCGGCGACCACCACCGCCGCCGCCCGCGCCGCCTACGCGGAGCACTACGCCGGGGAGCCCTTCGTGCAGCTGCTCGCCGAGGGCCTGCAGCCGCAGACCAAGTCCGTGGTCGGCTCCAACATGGTGCAGCTGCAGGTCGAGGTCGACGAGCGCGCCGGCCGGCTGCTCGTCACCTCCGCCATCGACAACCTGGTCAAGGGCACCGCCGGCGCCGCCGTGCAGTGCATGAACCTCATGCTCGGCCTGGACGAGACCGCCGGGCTGCCCCGCGCCGGCCTCGCCCCCTAG
- the rplT gene encoding 50S ribosomal protein L20 gives MARVKRSVNAKKKRREVLDSAKGYRGQRSRLYRKAKEQMLHSKTYEFRDRRARKGQFRRLWIQRINAAARANGMTYNRFMQGLAAAGIEVDRKNLAELAVTDPAAFTALVEAARAALPADVNAPAEAK, from the coding sequence GTGGCACGTGTGAAGCGCTCCGTCAACGCCAAGAAGAAGCGTCGCGAGGTCCTCGACTCCGCCAAGGGCTACCGGGGCCAGCGCTCCCGGCTGTACCGCAAGGCCAAGGAGCAGATGCTCCACTCGAAGACCTACGAGTTCCGGGATCGCCGGGCCCGCAAGGGCCAGTTCCGGCGCCTGTGGATCCAGCGCATCAACGCCGCGGCCCGCGCCAACGGCATGACCTACAACCGGTTCATGCAGGGCCTCGCCGCCGCCGGGATCGAGGTCGACCGGAAGAACCTCGCCGAGCTCGCGGTGACCGACCCGGCCGCGTTCACCGCCCTGGTCGAGGCCGCCCGCGCCGCCCTGCCGGCCGACGTCAACGCCCCCGCCGAGGCCAAGTAG
- the argB gene encoding acetylglutamate kinase yields MTVQPPEIDPEVTGDLTARQRAHVLAEALPWLQHYRDRIVVVKYGGNAMVDEDLKRAFAKDMVFLRTVGVKPVVVHGGGPQISAMLRRLGMEGEFRGGFRVTTAEVMEVVRMVLFGQVGRELVGLINEHGPYAVGTSGEDGGLFQAEKRLVDVGGVPTDIGLVGDITGVRADALLDLIESGRIPVVSTIAPGADGEVYNINADTAASALATAIGAERLVVLTNVEGLYTDWPNRESLVSRISIDALREALPGLDSGMVPKMEACLRAVEAGVNAAHVIDGRVAHAVLLELMTSGGIGTMVLPDEESPALAHDIGGTVFRVPR; encoded by the coding sequence ATGACCGTGCAACCCCCCGAAATCGACCCCGAGGTCACCGGGGACCTCACCGCCCGGCAGCGCGCCCACGTGCTCGCCGAGGCGCTGCCCTGGCTGCAGCACTACCGCGACCGGATCGTGGTGGTGAAGTACGGCGGCAACGCCATGGTCGACGAGGACCTCAAGCGCGCCTTCGCCAAGGACATGGTCTTCCTGCGCACCGTCGGCGTGAAACCGGTGGTGGTGCACGGCGGCGGCCCCCAGATCTCGGCGATGCTGCGCCGGCTGGGCATGGAGGGCGAGTTCCGGGGCGGTTTCCGGGTCACCACCGCCGAGGTGATGGAGGTGGTCCGGATGGTGCTCTTCGGCCAGGTCGGCCGGGAGCTGGTGGGCCTCATCAACGAGCACGGGCCCTACGCGGTGGGCACCTCCGGGGAGGACGGCGGCCTCTTCCAGGCGGAGAAGCGCCTCGTCGACGTCGGCGGGGTGCCCACCGACATCGGCCTCGTCGGCGACATCACCGGGGTGCGCGCCGACGCCCTGCTCGACCTCATCGAATCCGGGCGGATCCCGGTGGTGTCCACCATCGCCCCCGGCGCCGACGGGGAGGTCTACAACATCAACGCGGACACCGCCGCCTCCGCCCTGGCCACCGCCATCGGCGCGGAGCGGCTGGTGGTGCTGACCAACGTGGAGGGCCTCTACACCGACTGGCCGAACCGGGAGTCCCTGGTCTCCCGGATCTCCATCGACGCCCTCCGCGAGGCGCTGCCCGGGCTGGACTCCGGGATGGTGCCGAAGATGGAGGCCTGCCTGCGCGCCGTGGAGGCCGGGGTCAACGCCGCGCACGTGATCGACGGCCGGGTGGCCCATGCGGTGCTGCTGGAGCTGATGACCTCCGGCGGCATCGGCACCATGGTGCTGCCCGACGAGGAGTCCCCGGCCCTCGCCCACGACATCGGCGGCACCGTGTTCCGCGTGCCCCGCTAG
- a CDS encoding TrmH family RNA methyltransferase, with translation MALPEHDAPALTPRTPRIVAAAKLHRGAARRKAGRFLAEGPNSVSAAIAAGAAVELYVAAAAAARHPGILAAAAAAGVRAHPIDDAAAAKLADTVTSTGLFALCAADAALAEPGEVLAAAAAGGTGPGGIALIGVDTADPGNAGTLIRMADALGAAGVVLAGDCVDPLGGKVVRSTAGSLFHVPVARHRDIGAVLDAAAAAGVATLATAADAELALGADPLPAGPVAWLLGNEAHGLDPATRARADARVRIPIRGRAESLNLATAAAMCLWESARSRGAEPTHYA, from the coding sequence ATGGCCCTCCCGGAGCACGACGCCCCCGCCCTCACCCCGCGCACCCCGCGGATCGTCGCCGCCGCGAAACTGCACCGCGGCGCCGCCCGCCGCAAGGCCGGCCGCTTCCTCGCCGAGGGCCCCAACTCGGTGTCCGCCGCAATCGCCGCCGGCGCCGCGGTGGAGCTCTACGTCGCCGCGGCGGCCGCCGCCCGGCACCCGGGGATCCTCGCCGCCGCGGCGGCCGCCGGGGTGCGCGCGCACCCGATCGACGACGCCGCGGCGGCGAAGCTCGCCGACACCGTCACCAGCACCGGGCTGTTCGCGCTCTGCGCCGCCGACGCCGCCCTGGCCGAGCCCGGGGAGGTGCTCGCCGCCGCGGCCGCCGGCGGCACCGGCCCCGGCGGGATCGCGCTCATCGGCGTGGACACCGCCGACCCCGGCAACGCCGGGACGCTCATCCGGATGGCCGACGCCCTCGGCGCGGCCGGGGTGGTGCTCGCCGGGGACTGCGTGGACCCGCTCGGCGGGAAGGTGGTGCGCTCCACCGCCGGCTCGCTCTTCCACGTGCCGGTGGCCCGGCACCGCGACATCGGTGCGGTGCTCGACGCGGCCGCCGCCGCCGGGGTGGCCACCCTGGCCACCGCCGCGGACGCCGAGCTCGCCCTCGGCGCGGACCCGCTGCCGGCCGGCCCGGTGGCCTGGCTGCTCGGCAACGAGGCCCACGGGCTGGACCCGGCGACCCGCGCCCGCGCCGACGCCCGGGTGCGGATCCCGATCCGGGGGCGGGCGGAGTCGCTGAACCTGGCCACCGCCGCGGCGATGTGCCTGTGGGAGTCCGCCCGCTCCCGCGGCGCCGAGCCGACCCACTATGCTTGA
- the rpmI gene encoding 50S ribosomal protein L35 yields the protein MKQKTHKGTAKRFKVTGSGKLRREQANRRHLLEGKPSTRTRRLKGDTDVAKADVKRVKRLLGKA from the coding sequence ATGAAGCAGAAGACCCACAAGGGCACCGCCAAGCGTTTCAAGGTCACCGGCTCCGGCAAGCTCCGCCGCGAGCAGGCCAACCGCCGGCACCTCCTGGAGGGCAAGCCCTCGACCCGCACCCGCCGCCTCAAGGGCGACACCGACGTGGCCAAGGCCGATGTCAAGCGCGTCAAGCGCCTCCTCGGCAAGGCCTGA